The genomic region CTTTCGGTCAGAAAACCGAGGATTTTAAACAGCCAATAGGCGTTTTCGAGCGAAACGGTCGCCGTCTTTTTTTTATAGATTTTCGGCGTGTCGTTGATGTTGGTAAAAAACGGCACATAGGGGGTAAAGGCGGTGGTACCGAATGCGAGCCACTGAATAGCGGCTATGCCTTCCGGTACGCCGGGACGCAGCTGAAGAATATGGGATTCCGCCGTGCGGGAAAGGGAGATTCCTCTGAACCGCGTTTTTTCATAGTCGGTTCCCGCCTTGCCGAGCGGATCGTAGACGGTTTCGTTGTAATGCGAACTCAAGATATACTGCACATCTTCTACCGAAATTAGCCTGTTCGCCTTTCGTATAAACGGGATATCGTTGGATACGGGGCTTTGCTCTATTTCGGGGTTCAGATATTTTTGTGCGAACCATGCGCGCGGCGTGTTGTACACACGGTCTTTCTCGGTTGAAGTGCCGAAAATATGCCGGAAATTAAAGCCTTCGCGGTCGGGATTGAGCTTATGCGCATCGGCAAATGCCTGAATGCCGTCCGCCCACATAAAATCACGTTCGTTTGAAAAATCGATGGTTTCGATACAGACCTGATTGGGCGCAACCGCATAGCAGTCATCGGGGATGCGCTGCGCGACCCAGTAATGTCCGCACGGGATTTCCATATACCACGCTTCATCCGCATCGGCAAAAAGGATCCCGTTGCCTTCCGCCGAACCGTATTGCGCAATCAATTTTCCTAAAAAGGCGACGCCTCCCCGCGCGGAATTGATAAACGGCGCTACGATGCTGTGGATGGCATCTTCTCCGATGCCGTCCGGCACGAGCGGATCGAATGCAAGCACACGCGGGTTGCCGTATACGCTTTCGGTTGAGCTGACGGCAATATTCTTTTCGTTGATACCCGCTTCACCGTATTCTCCTTCATCGCCCTTCAGCAGCTGAAATGCCTGAGGCGTAGAAGTGCAGCGCAGCGCCTTCTCCGGCAGCGCAACGGTAACACCGGTATTTTTCGACGTATAGGTACGGTTTTTGATCTCGCTTGCAGGCATCACGGTAAAAAGCTTAACTGAAATTGCTTCATGAAAGTCCTCGTTACGGGCAATCATTATCGAACCGTCAACTGAGGCATTTTTACCGACCAACACGGTGGTGCAAGATTGATGATGTGTGTTTTTCATATAATCGAATCTCCTATAAACCTTTTAGATTTAATGTGCGGGAAGTGCTTTTACTGCGCATCCCTAAGCGACTGACATGCATCGCAGAGTATACGCGTCAGGTATTCTTTATTCCGATAAAGCTCCGTCTCTCCCGAAGGACAGCATACGGGGTGTAGTGCGGTAAGTAGTTTACCAAGGGTATCGCGGTCGTATTCTTCACGGTTTTGCAGGCAAAGAATTTTCGGGTAATCGGTCGGCTCGGTATACTCCGTTTCCGAAGTGAGCGGCTCTTCCAACCGTTCTCCCGGCCGTACCCCGATAATTTCTATCGGTATGTCCTTCTCGGGTTCGTAGCCCATGTACCGTATCAGCTGACGGGCGGTTTCCAGAATATTGACCGGCTCGCCCATATCCAGTAAGTATGACTGCCCGTTGATGCCAACCCCGCCCGTTTGCAGTACCAGCGAACAGGCTTCCGGTATGGTCATAAAAAAAGCGCATCATATCGGGGGAGGTTACCGTTACGGGGCCTCCTTTTTTTACCTGCTCCACAAAGAGCGGAAAAATCGAGCCGCGCGAACCGAGTACGTTTCCGAACCGGACAAACATATAGGCATAGTCCGGACTACCGTATTTTTCTTTGACCCCGCGCGGCGGCATCAAGTACCATCTTCTCGTTGAGCATCTTCGATACCCCGTAAATCGATACGGGATTAACCGCCTTATCCGTCGAGATAAGTACAAAGCGTTTAACGCCGTTTTCGATACAGGCGTCGAGCAGGTTCTTAGTACCGAACACGTTGTTTTCGATGACGGCGACGGGGTTCGCTTCCATCAGTGGTACGTGCTTATAAGCCGCCGTATGAAAGACTGCATCGCAGCGGAGCTTCCCAATGATATACCGCATATACTCGCGGTCTTTCAGCTCGCCTACGATGGGCACGATCGTCGCCTTGTCGCCGACCCCTTCTTCCTGCAAGAGACGCAGTTCCTTATCGATCTGATAGATTGAGTTTTCCCCATGCCCGAATAGGTAGAGCCGCTCGGCGCCGCCTGAAAGGAGCTGCCGTGCAAGCTCGCTGCCGATAGAGCCGCCTGCACCGGTTATCAATACCCGCTTTCCGCGCAGATAGGCGAGGCTGTTCTTTAAACTGATTTTTATCGGCGTGCGTCCAAGCAGGTCTTGTGGATTTATCTCCCGTGCTTGTACAAGGTGCGCATTGCCGTCCACAATCTGCGAAATGCCGGGCAGTAATTTGATGGTGGTAAATCCTGCCTCTTTTACAATCGCATAAATTTCACGCAGCCGCTCTGCCTTTATGCTTGGAATGGCAATCAGCAGTTCATCGCGCGCCTCCACTCTGATAAGGCGGGCAACATCTTGAATCGGCCCAAGTACCGGTATCCCTTCAATCTTACTGCCGATTTTCTGCGGATCATCATCAAGGAACGCTGCGACGCGGCCGAATACGCCCTTTCGTTTTATCTCATGGGCAATCATGGTGCCTGCCAGCCCCGCCCCGATAATATAGACGGTCGGCTGTACTTTATTATTTGGAACTGTCATTTCTCCCTTCCAATTTATATGAACCGGAAGCTGCCGGTTCTATCACATCAAAAGCCAAATCGATGGGAAAGCTGTCGGTGTACATGTCGAGTAGTACCTTAGCCCGTTGCTTTCTTCTATCAACTTTGATAATTTTTCCTTCAAGCCCTTTGAGCGCTCCTTCGATAACGCATATCCGTGCATTCGCGTCAAAAAATACTTTAGACGGAGCGGTGATTTCTCCGAACGAAAGAAAATGGCGCAAAAGCGAGAGGTCGTTATCGGCAAGCGGCAGCGGATTTTGATTATTCGGCAAAAAATGATAAAAATTCGGTGTCTTACGGAGTCGCCAGCAAAGAGGAAGCGATAAGTCATCGATTTCTAAAAAGATATAGCCGGGAAATACCGGCGCATCAACTTTATGCCGTATACCTTTCTTTTTAATATACAGTACGCGGCGCGGAAAATAGGCTTCTATTTCATGATTTTCTTCATTTAATTTCCGTATTATTTTTAACAGCTCCGGTTCCTTGCCCGTTTTTACCTGCACTGCGTAATAATCCATACAATTTTCATTTTAACATAAAAAGAAAAAAAGCTCCACGGGATATAAGTCAGGTGGTGTGTGGACTCTAGGACAAGAGCCGAAAAATCTGCTATAATCCGCTATGCGGTTACAGCTTGATTGTGGGAAAGGGCATATAATAGAAACCGATTTACCGGCTTTTATCATGGGGATTGTCAATACAACCCCCGATTCGTTTTATGAACCGAGCCGTTCAACAAGTTTGGAAAAAAGCTTGATACGGGCATTAGCTTTAGAAGCGGAAGGCGCCGATATTATCGATATCGGAGGTGAATCGACTCGTCCCGGCGCTTCCTATATCAGTGAAGAAG from Treponema vincentii harbors:
- a CDS encoding C69 family dipeptidase, which gives rise to MKNTHHQSCTTVLVGKNASVDGSIMIARNEDFHEAISVKLFTVMPASEIKNRTYTSKNTGVTVALPEKALRCTSTPQAFQLLKGDEGEYGEAGINEKNIAVSSTESVYGNPRVLAFDPLVPDGIGEDAIHSIVAPFINSARGGVAFLGKLIAQYGSAEGNGILFADADEAWYMEIPCGHYWVAQRIPDDCYAVAPNQVCIETIDFSNERDFMWADGIQAFADAHKLNPDREGFNFRHIFGTSTEKDRVYNTPRAWFAQKYLNPEIEQSPVSNDIPFIRKANRLISVEDVQYILSSHYNETVYDPLGKAGTDYEKTRFRGISLSRTAESHILQLRPGVPEGIAAIQWLAFGTTAFTPYVPFFTNINDTPKIYKKKTATVSLENAYWLFKILGFLTESRYPTSRDANTTYLNEMQTYGFKRVYEVTEAGKALTGEKLTEFLTAENEKTAAYVIKKTKDLIAQLMLESFNYSKLSFKMDKNL
- the loaP gene encoding antiterminator LoaP, with product MDYYAVQVKTGKEPELLKIIRKLNEENHEIEAYFPRRVLYIKKKGIRHKVDAPVFPGYIFLEIDDLSLPLCWRLRKTPNFYHFLPNNQNPLPLADNDLSLLRHFLSFGEITAPSKVFFDANARICVIEGALKGLEGKIIKVDRRKQRAKVLLDMYTDSFPIDLAFDVIEPAASGSYKLEGRNDSSK